In the genome of Salinispirillum sp. LH 10-3-1, one region contains:
- a CDS encoding HDOD domain-containing protein produces the protein MTDRNQTLPPVESAPHAHIALQPLFDGQFQHTGDALLYRHSGFADHAEITSPTHATTSAVIMAIYEIGLTQLVGERDLYIKAPAEWLQNTDLLPPPDPKLVLEINYNDLASDLHVFNLVRSGYRLSLFCESWPREDCWPSFETVKIAADTVDLSKSRLDVLRALNPELGFIAHRVATREMFELCQSVGFDRFQGYFFAKPMTLKVAGRSKGGNRQVLLSIMQELHSEDVDVQRLSSLMTQLPQATFLLLKRVNSVRESSVRQIESLPDALVRLGLTEIRTLMASLLVVEMGEQAHLVLPEVLTRAAFCRQLVAKKPNLNPDTAFSVGLFSMLPAVLAMPIESLLTELNVSQEIGGALRSGIGEYGKLLRLVEAFDSAELSPQNRSLIAELNRQYLIARAWSQEILVNL, from the coding sequence ATGACTGATAGGAATCAAACTTTACCTCCTGTTGAGAGTGCGCCTCATGCGCATATTGCCCTGCAGCCACTTTTTGATGGGCAGTTCCAGCATACAGGGGATGCACTGCTATATCGTCATTCTGGCTTCGCAGATCACGCTGAGATAACAAGTCCGACTCATGCCACTACTAGTGCCGTGATCATGGCAATCTATGAAATCGGATTGACCCAACTGGTGGGAGAGCGAGACCTGTACATCAAAGCACCTGCCGAGTGGCTACAAAATACAGATTTGCTGCCTCCACCTGACCCCAAGTTAGTGCTGGAGATTAATTACAACGATCTCGCGAGTGATCTACATGTATTTAACCTAGTAAGGAGTGGCTACCGGCTATCACTTTTTTGCGAGAGTTGGCCAAGAGAGGATTGTTGGCCATCGTTTGAAACAGTAAAGATAGCCGCAGATACCGTTGACCTGAGCAAGTCTCGCCTGGATGTTTTGCGGGCATTGAACCCTGAGCTAGGTTTCATTGCCCATAGAGTGGCGACGCGTGAAATGTTCGAGCTGTGCCAAAGTGTTGGTTTTGATCGTTTTCAAGGCTACTTTTTTGCAAAACCGATGACTCTAAAGGTGGCTGGACGGTCAAAAGGTGGAAATCGGCAGGTATTGTTGAGCATTATGCAAGAGTTGCACTCGGAAGATGTTGATGTTCAGCGGCTATCGTCCTTGATGACGCAATTGCCGCAAGCCACATTTTTGCTACTTAAGCGGGTCAACTCCGTTCGTGAAAGTTCAGTACGGCAGATAGAGAGTTTACCTGATGCACTTGTGCGTCTAGGCCTAACCGAGATTCGCACTCTGATGGCTAGCTTGTTGGTTGTTGAGATGGGCGAGCAAGCACATTTAGTGTTGCCAGAGGTTCTTACACGTGCAGCGTTCTGTCGCCAACTGGTAGCCAAGAAGCCTAACTTGAACCCAGATACTGCTTTCAGCGTTGGGCTATTTTCGATGCTGCCAGCAGTGCTAGCAATGCCAATAGAGTCGTTACTTACGGAATTAAACGTAAGCCAAGAAATAGGTGGCGCATTGCGCTCTGGTATTGGTGAATATGGCAAACTCTTGCGATTGGTTGAGGCTTTTGATTCTGCAGAGCTGTCTCCGCAAAATCGTTCACTCATTGCAGAGCTAAATCGGCAGTATTTAATTGCCAGAGCATGGTCACAAGAAATTTTAGTCAACCTGTAA
- a CDS encoding ATP-binding protein, with protein sequence MNSVEDNSIVSVRRSTRWSIGLLLLFCFCLLISVGYLYWQTHQRQQALISIVRENLLWATTQLDREAKQWALFLSESERLQHFNPDDLELRFEILFSRYVTLNRGELRDAIREDYALGSLLEGIGLVISDLDDEVALSLQRKESEPGALLATSDSLLEVVNHFLNRVVAVRSEKASRSRDELLSTLHWLTVVVSLLITGTVLLIVLLIYFLFKEQKQLSVVSSLAKKLKVTAEHAKSASVAKSNFLAMMSHEIRTPINGVIGILNVLDAEKLAGKHKHYIKTALDSAGQLNVIVNDILDMSNLETGRLIIDYQPMSLYGLVQELCSHVEGRLSNKPVSFTFNWEASVPSNVVCDRNRLRQIIYNLLDNAIKFTSTGSISLVVSWKEMNVNNSKGRLGVYVEDTGIGIDPAAHMHLFHKFNQLDSAENRRYGGSGLGLTICHELVKLMEGEIGVRSEPNSGSTFWFELPLDACAETTDTSAAQLAFIGFDSAGIKTVERVAASINCKAVNATQFAALSDSTVLLLCHWTAEYNRLLDLINGWRESGRALPPMVALVDPDELNSAYQFIKAGGSFILAADIADDILAQRLLTLIASEQVS encoded by the coding sequence ATGAATAGTGTTGAAGATAATTCCATTGTGTCAGTACGTAGGAGTACACGCTGGAGCATTGGTTTGCTTTTACTTTTTTGCTTCTGTTTGCTGATATCTGTTGGTTATTTATATTGGCAAACGCATCAACGCCAGCAGGCGCTTATAAGCATAGTGCGAGAAAATTTGTTGTGGGCCACAACACAGCTTGATCGAGAGGCAAAGCAGTGGGCATTGTTCCTCAGTGAGTCAGAACGACTTCAGCATTTCAATCCTGATGACCTCGAGCTCAGATTTGAGATACTTTTCAGTCGCTACGTAACATTAAATCGAGGGGAGCTTAGAGATGCTATCAGGGAGGATTACGCTTTAGGTTCGTTACTTGAAGGGATTGGCTTGGTCATTTCAGATCTAGATGATGAAGTGGCGCTGTCGCTGCAGAGAAAAGAATCAGAACCTGGCGCTTTATTGGCCACTTCTGATTCACTGCTTGAGGTGGTCAATCACTTCCTTAATAGAGTGGTTGCGGTGCGCTCAGAAAAGGCATCACGTAGTCGGGATGAATTACTCAGTACACTTCACTGGTTGACGGTGGTGGTCAGTCTACTCATTACCGGTACAGTATTATTAATCGTTTTGTTGATCTATTTTTTGTTTAAAGAACAAAAGCAATTATCCGTAGTTTCAAGCTTGGCCAAGAAACTCAAGGTGACCGCTGAGCATGCAAAGTCGGCAAGTGTAGCTAAATCCAACTTCTTAGCCATGATGAGTCATGAAATTCGAACACCTATCAATGGTGTGATCGGTATACTCAATGTCCTTGATGCTGAGAAATTAGCAGGTAAACATAAGCATTACATTAAAACGGCACTGGATTCTGCCGGACAGCTGAATGTGATTGTGAATGACATTCTAGACATGAGCAATCTGGAAACCGGTCGCTTAATAATTGATTATCAGCCAATGAGTTTGTACGGATTAGTTCAAGAGCTATGCTCCCACGTGGAGGGGCGCCTCAGCAATAAGCCGGTTTCATTCACTTTTAATTGGGAGGCTTCGGTGCCCTCCAATGTTGTATGTGACCGTAACCGACTGCGTCAAATCATCTACAACTTACTAGACAATGCCATAAAATTTACCTCCACTGGCTCAATTAGTCTGGTTGTGAGTTGGAAAGAGATGAATGTTAACAACTCTAAGGGGCGCCTAGGTGTGTATGTAGAGGATACGGGTATAGGCATCGACCCTGCGGCTCATATGCATCTATTTCACAAGTTTAATCAATTAGACAGCGCTGAAAATCGAAGGTACGGTGGTTCTGGGCTTGGGCTGACGATTTGCCATGAGCTGGTAAAGTTAATGGAGGGTGAAATAGGCGTCCGGAGTGAGCCTAATTCTGGATCTACGTTCTGGTTTGAGCTGCCACTAGATGCCTGTGCAGAGACCACGGATACCTCCGCGGCACAGCTAGCCTTTATAGGGTTTGATAGTGCAGGCATAAAAACGGTCGAGCGTGTAGCCGCAAGCATAAACTGTAAAGCAGTAAACGCCACACAGTTTGCTGCCTTAAGCGATAGTACAGTGCTGTTACTCTGTCACTGGACAGCCGAGTACAACAGGCTATTAGACCTGATAAATGGCTGGCGAGAAAGCGGAAGGGCATTGCCACCAATGGTAGCGCTCGTCGATCCCGATGAATTGAACTCTGCATACCAGTTCATCAAGGCCGGTGGTAGTTTTATCTTAGCAGCTGACATAGCCGACGACATACTAGCCCAACGCCTACTGACATTGATTGCCAGTGAGCAAGTATCATAA
- a CDS encoding response regulator, which produces MIKTLTPGEIARLCDVHQRTVSRWIASGKLKGHQLPGRGDYRVLESDFLTFVESHHLPVDLPNTPTNTILIIDDEAAVRRALGRLFIQDGYKVIEAEDSFTAGALLERDQPALITLDLMMPGIRIEHVFEFLRSNERNIPIVVISAAPPNLLDEAKRMGALEVVSKPFQNDELLQIIARTMRNARPNRRL; this is translated from the coding sequence ATGATTAAAACGCTAACGCCGGGTGAGATAGCGCGCCTTTGCGATGTACATCAACGCACTGTAAGCAGGTGGATTGCTTCCGGCAAACTTAAAGGACACCAACTCCCCGGACGTGGAGACTACAGAGTGTTAGAAAGTGACTTCTTGACATTCGTCGAAAGTCACCATTTACCTGTCGACTTACCTAATACACCGACAAACACCATCCTAATCATTGATGACGAAGCCGCTGTCAGGCGTGCATTGGGAAGGCTATTTATACAAGATGGATACAAGGTAATTGAGGCAGAAGATAGCTTTACGGCGGGGGCCTTACTTGAACGAGATCAGCCAGCCTTAATCACACTCGACTTAATGATGCCAGGTATTCGGATTGAACATGTCTTTGAATTTCTGCGTTCTAATGAACGAAACATCCCCATTGTGGTTATCTCAGCCGCGCCACCAAACCTACTGGACGAAGCTAAACGAATGGGGGCTTTGGAAGTAGTTAGCAAGCCCTTCCAAAACGACGAACTTTTACAGATCATAGCTCGTACAATGCGCAACGCTCGACCAAACCGAAGATTATGA
- a CDS encoding HD domain-containing phosphohydrolase codes for MNSNNAVSVNPTDSIQSFVVCVDDEPRILRSVVRLLEPVEAEIVTFECAEQALEFMEVHNVKVVISDMRMPGMSGAEFLSRVRAMQPEAYRILITGYADLTSTIYAVNEGRIQRYISKPWSNDELLGAVQAGMAAYQETEEKNQHQQITEQQMITLERQVVLRTQQLRKTIMSLNASNARNAEASKGTLSVLLNALSVNPIADPHYLNSVASMCVLLAKKLGLTDTEVKTARLAGLLLNLGLLGVDTRLLRKKRSELTFQEQQEIRRHPQIAKTILSPAEHLNDVAHVVACQNEWFNGTGEPSELSGTEIPIETRVLVVARDLCKFVRATDSGIAEGIKNARRRLVQYMGTQYDPSVVEVVLSMNIEEFESENLSDNTFSVDRLEPGMLLTEDLYNSGGLLLLAGGAILTREAIKKLIDYQSAHDDTLLVKAELTPECGTLLEG; via the coding sequence ATGAATAGTAATAATGCAGTCTCAGTGAATCCAACAGACAGTATACAGTCATTCGTTGTGTGTGTTGATGACGAACCCAGGATATTGCGAAGCGTGGTTCGTCTATTGGAGCCCGTAGAAGCCGAAATTGTCACATTTGAGTGCGCAGAACAGGCTTTGGAATTCATGGAAGTTCATAACGTAAAAGTAGTGATCAGCGATATGCGTATGCCCGGTATGTCTGGTGCAGAATTCTTGTCGCGCGTGCGCGCCATGCAACCGGAAGCTTACAGGATTTTAATCACCGGATATGCTGATTTAACATCCACTATTTATGCAGTAAATGAGGGTAGAATTCAGCGATACATCTCCAAGCCTTGGTCCAATGATGAACTGCTTGGTGCTGTGCAAGCGGGTATGGCCGCGTATCAAGAAACCGAAGAAAAGAATCAGCATCAACAAATAACTGAACAGCAGATGATCACTCTTGAACGACAAGTCGTTCTTCGTACCCAACAGCTTCGTAAAACCATTATGTCTTTGAATGCCTCTAATGCTCGCAATGCCGAAGCATCAAAGGGAACATTGAGCGTGTTGTTGAATGCATTGAGTGTGAATCCAATTGCTGATCCGCATTACCTGAATAGCGTTGCTTCGATGTGTGTATTACTGGCTAAAAAGCTTGGTCTGACAGACACAGAAGTAAAAACAGCTCGGTTGGCAGGGCTTCTTTTGAATCTGGGGCTCTTGGGGGTGGACACGAGGTTGTTGAGGAAGAAGCGCTCCGAACTTACGTTCCAAGAGCAGCAAGAGATCCGTCGTCACCCACAAATTGCAAAAACCATATTGTCACCTGCAGAGCATCTGAATGATGTTGCGCATGTAGTCGCCTGCCAGAATGAATGGTTCAACGGCACTGGTGAGCCTAGCGAACTGAGTGGCACCGAGATACCTATAGAGACAAGAGTACTTGTTGTTGCGCGTGACCTATGTAAGTTTGTGCGAGCGACCGACAGCGGTATAGCCGAGGGAATAAAAAATGCTCGTAGGCGCTTGGTTCAATATATGGGCACGCAGTATGATCCAAGTGTGGTTGAAGTAGTCCTGAGTATGAACATAGAGGAATTTGAATCTGAGAATTTGTCAGACAACACTTTCTCCGTTGATAGACTTGAGCCCGGGATGTTGTTGACAGAGGATTTGTATAATTCTGGTGGCTTACTACTATTAGCAGGAGGGGCAATTCTTACACGGGAAGCCATCAAGAAGCTCATTGACTATCAATCAGCACACGACGACACACTGTTGGTTAAGGCAGAGCTCACGCCAGAGTGCGGTACATTACTTGAGGGTTAA
- a CDS encoding response regulator: MSGKSRPTIAIVDDEQSILALLRSLLVQADFHVETFADGQSAYSGFQEKKPDLILLDVSMPGLSGLDVCKQIRENLGDLVTPIVIMTGNDDFHSIEAAFRSGATDFFPKPLNFPLLIQRIRYALRNVKAWEMTANYQNFMLQSEKMSSLGQLAAGIAHEINNPVGYVLSNVQMLSVNLPRLTNYLIRMQTIATSTSPTEERIADARAADADLRLARLVDDLPSIVGDIETGIDRIGEIVKSLKVYAHPEEDKLVRTDFKELLLSIEKLLMGNVKNRVSLQLELPEESVHVMAISPKLVQVFINLVMNAVQSIKHDQGRVLVKLHRVGAYAQVDVTDNGSGIAPTELTRIFDPFYTTKEVGEGTGLGLSVSKAIVEKHGGHLSVQSQLGEGSLFRVSLLHVS; this comes from the coding sequence TTGTCAGGAAAATCACGTCCCACCATAGCCATAGTCGATGACGAACAGAGCATCCTGGCATTGCTGCGATCGCTGCTGGTTCAGGCCGACTTTCACGTTGAGACGTTCGCCGACGGTCAGTCGGCTTACTCTGGTTTTCAGGAAAAAAAACCAGATCTAATATTGTTGGATGTATCTATGCCTGGCTTGTCTGGTTTGGATGTGTGTAAACAGATTCGCGAAAACCTTGGCGACCTGGTGACACCTATCGTCATTATGACAGGCAATGATGACTTTCATTCGATAGAGGCGGCTTTCCGGAGTGGAGCGACAGATTTCTTTCCCAAACCGTTGAATTTTCCGCTATTGATTCAACGCATACGTTACGCACTGCGCAATGTAAAAGCTTGGGAGATGACGGCGAATTATCAAAACTTTATGCTGCAATCAGAGAAAATGTCCTCTTTAGGGCAATTGGCGGCGGGTATTGCGCATGAAATAAATAACCCCGTAGGCTATGTACTCAGTAACGTACAGATGCTTTCCGTTAACTTGCCCAGACTTACCAACTATTTGATACGAATGCAGACAATAGCAACCTCAACGTCGCCTACAGAGGAGAGGATAGCGGATGCTCGCGCAGCTGATGCAGACCTACGGTTAGCGCGCTTAGTAGACGACTTGCCGAGTATTGTGGGTGACATTGAAACCGGCATTGATCGTATCGGAGAAATCGTAAAGAGCTTAAAGGTATATGCACACCCGGAAGAGGACAAACTCGTACGGACAGACTTCAAGGAACTTTTACTATCTATCGAAAAATTGCTGATGGGCAACGTGAAAAATCGCGTTAGCTTGCAATTGGAGCTACCGGAAGAGTCTGTGCACGTCATGGCGATCTCTCCGAAACTGGTTCAGGTGTTTATTAACTTGGTGATGAATGCCGTCCAGTCGATTAAGCACGACCAAGGTCGGGTGTTGGTTAAGCTGCACCGTGTCGGCGCGTATGCACAGGTCGATGTTACGGATAATGGCAGTGGTATAGCGCCAACGGAGCTTACAAGAATATTTGATCCCTTCTACACTACCAAGGAGGTCGGCGAAGGCACCGGCTTGGGTTTATCGGTCAGCAAAGCCATCGTAGAGAAGCATGGCGGGCACCTTTCGGTGCAAAGTCAATTGGGCGAGGGCTCGTTGTTTCGGGTGTCGCTGCTGCACGTATCCTGA
- a CDS encoding AraC family transcriptional regulator — protein MVNSGLATVTQHFTKAMLRALPPEVAAAEPLRTLITDIETHERVPMALQDELWRQLVQHLPQAGLGLTLGAAIEPGNLDLVGFLIMSCDTLEDALDVLLTYHPIVGEGGEFLSTRNDTTCQLIYAPFHDVCRIERTEAVMTTLVHLTRHLTSGRFHPAYVSFQHEIQSTEKHYADTLQCPVRFGQMADAMVFPLTAMSLPIEHANAMVYEQMRKLADTQLQQLSTPMLAHQVEQLVALHPHWGKERIAGDLGMSGRHLNRLLARENTTFKILADQVRLQLAKDRLIDGEKTAEIAHATGFSDESSFTKAFKRLTGQTPTEFKAQVNEG, from the coding sequence ATGGTCAATTCAGGACTCGCTACCGTCACGCAGCATTTCACCAAGGCCATGCTGCGTGCATTACCGCCGGAGGTGGCAGCTGCAGAACCACTGCGTACGCTAATTACCGATATAGAAACGCATGAACGCGTGCCCATGGCGTTGCAAGATGAATTATGGCGGCAGTTGGTGCAGCATCTCCCGCAAGCTGGTTTGGGCCTGACACTTGGCGCTGCAATTGAACCAGGCAATCTCGACTTAGTGGGCTTCCTGATCATGAGTTGTGACACACTGGAAGACGCTTTAGATGTTCTACTGACTTATCATCCCATTGTTGGAGAAGGCGGTGAATTTCTCTCGACGCGCAACGACACCACCTGCCAACTGATCTACGCACCGTTTCATGACGTGTGCAGAATTGAGCGCACCGAGGCCGTAATGACCACCCTCGTTCACCTGACTCGGCATCTGACCAGCGGACGTTTCCACCCCGCCTATGTCAGCTTTCAACATGAGATTCAGAGCACCGAAAAGCACTACGCCGACACACTGCAATGCCCTGTCCGTTTTGGACAAATGGCGGACGCCATGGTGTTCCCGTTGACGGCGATGTCGTTACCCATCGAACACGCCAATGCGATGGTTTACGAACAAATGCGCAAGCTGGCTGATACGCAGTTGCAACAGTTGAGCACGCCCATGCTGGCGCACCAAGTAGAACAGTTAGTGGCACTGCACCCACATTGGGGAAAAGAGCGCATTGCAGGAGACTTAGGCATGAGCGGTCGACATCTCAATCGTTTACTGGCGCGCGAGAACACAACCTTTAAAATTCTAGCCGATCAGGTGCGACTGCAATTGGCGAAGGACCGTCTAATTGATGGCGAAAAGACAGCTGAGATTGCGCATGCCACAGGTTTCAGCGACGAAAGCTCCTTCACCAAAGCCTTCAAACGCCTGACGGGGCAAACGCCGACGGAGTTCAAAGCACAGGTTAACGAGGGTTAA
- a CDS encoding NAD(P)-binding domain-containing protein — translation MLPYAVIGAGPMGLCTARRLAQYGLPWVGFEIHSDVGGLWDIDSPTSTMYQSAHLISSKHKTEFTDFPMDDDVPTYPGHAHLKKYFQDYARHFNLYAHYEFNTEVIKVEPQDDHWIITTRTAGKDSTRAVAGVLIANGTLHHANELALPGQFTGQVLHAKEYRYAEQFKGQRVLIVGCGNSGCDIAVDAVHQAASVDMSVRRGYYFLPKFIMGKPTDTLGGMVRLPNRLKQWVDGLLIRLIIGKPSQYGLPDPDYRLYESHPVINSIFLHHIGHGDIQPRPSITKADGNTIYFSDGSSADYDMVLAATGYKLHYPFIDPSLLNWRHYAPELYLNVFNPDQPNLFVMGMVEAAGLGWQGRDDQAHLVALYLRQRAEGRPSAQRFAKHVEQKVQQRANGGMSYLDLERMAYYVHKDTYLQALHAHIKTLQADMAFSQMSDIQREVRHAE, via the coding sequence ATGCTTCCATACGCTGTGATTGGTGCAGGACCGATGGGCTTATGTACGGCTCGCCGCTTAGCGCAATACGGGCTGCCGTGGGTTGGCTTTGAAATTCATTCCGACGTTGGCGGGCTGTGGGACATCGATAGCCCAACCAGCACCATGTATCAGTCGGCGCATTTGATTTCGTCGAAGCACAAAACAGAGTTTACTGACTTCCCTATGGATGACGATGTGCCCACGTATCCGGGGCACGCTCATCTGAAGAAATATTTCCAAGACTACGCAAGGCATTTCAACCTCTATGCGCATTATGAGTTCAACACAGAGGTAATAAAGGTTGAACCACAGGATGATCACTGGATTATCACCACGCGCACGGCGGGGAAAGACAGCACGCGTGCGGTCGCTGGCGTGCTAATAGCCAATGGCACCTTGCACCACGCTAATGAGTTGGCGCTGCCCGGACAGTTCACCGGTCAGGTACTACATGCCAAAGAGTATCGCTACGCCGAGCAATTTAAAGGCCAGCGTGTTTTGATCGTTGGCTGTGGCAACAGTGGTTGTGATATAGCAGTGGATGCTGTTCACCAAGCCGCCAGCGTGGATATGTCGGTTCGCCGTGGTTACTACTTTTTGCCCAAATTCATCATGGGTAAGCCCACGGATACATTAGGCGGGATGGTGCGCTTACCTAATCGTTTGAAGCAATGGGTAGATGGGCTGCTGATTCGTTTGATCATTGGAAAGCCGAGTCAGTATGGATTGCCTGATCCGGACTATCGGCTATATGAGTCACACCCGGTTATTAACTCCATTTTTCTTCATCACATTGGGCACGGGGATATACAACCTCGGCCCAGCATCACAAAAGCCGATGGCAATACCATTTATTTCAGCGATGGTAGTTCCGCCGATTATGACATGGTGTTAGCGGCAACGGGCTACAAACTGCATTACCCGTTTATTGACCCCAGTTTATTGAACTGGAGGCATTACGCTCCGGAGCTGTACCTGAATGTATTTAACCCCGACCAGCCCAATTTGTTCGTGATGGGCATGGTGGAGGCGGCAGGCTTGGGTTGGCAAGGGCGAGACGACCAAGCGCATCTTGTAGCACTCTATTTGCGCCAACGCGCCGAAGGACGACCGTCCGCACAGCGGTTTGCCAAGCATGTTGAGCAAAAAGTCCAGCAGCGCGCCAACGGCGGTATGTCTTATTTGGACTTAGAGCGCATGGCCTACTACGTGCACAAAGATACTTATTTACAGGCTCTGCACGCACACATAAAAACGCTGCAAGCGGACATGGCGTTCAGCCAAATGTCGGACATCCAACGTGAGGTGCGTCATGCTGAATGA
- a CDS encoding bile acid:sodium symporter family protein, whose product MLNEVTIQFNPTSLIILNGILAFMMFGVSLNLRMEDFKRILRAPVAPMIGLFAQFVLLPALTAWLCWWFAIDPYIALGMILVASCPGGSFSNIMTYIARGNVAVSVSMTGVSSLAAIIMTPLNFMFYGQLNPITQPLMQEIAINPLSLLLLTTLVLALPLVVGMTVGVRYPRFADGAETWFRGASLIIFLVFVGLAFSANTTVFLENFDKFALLVIAHNALALLTGAIFAYFARLRREDRQAVTLEVGIQNSGLALSILFTFFADQGAMMVIAAFWGVWHLVSGLSLALFWSWQSNRRGVAYGNA is encoded by the coding sequence ATGCTGAATGAGGTCACAATTCAATTTAATCCTACGAGCTTGATTATTCTGAACGGCATTCTGGCGTTTATGATGTTTGGCGTGTCGCTGAATCTCCGCATGGAAGACTTCAAACGAATACTGCGCGCACCCGTTGCGCCCATGATAGGTTTGTTTGCTCAGTTTGTGTTGTTACCTGCGCTCACGGCGTGGTTGTGTTGGTGGTTCGCCATTGACCCCTACATTGCATTAGGAATGATCTTAGTGGCGTCCTGCCCCGGCGGAAGTTTCAGTAACATCATGACCTATATCGCACGTGGAAATGTGGCAGTGTCGGTATCTATGACTGGTGTTTCCAGTCTGGCGGCTATCATCATGACGCCCTTAAATTTCATGTTCTATGGCCAGTTGAACCCCATCACCCAGCCGCTTATGCAAGAAATCGCCATCAACCCGCTGAGCTTGCTGCTGTTAACGACACTCGTCCTGGCACTGCCTTTGGTTGTCGGTATGACGGTCGGTGTGCGCTATCCGCGTTTTGCAGATGGGGCAGAAACTTGGTTTCGAGGTGCGTCGTTGATTATTTTCCTTGTTTTTGTTGGCTTGGCTTTCTCGGCCAATACAACTGTCTTTCTAGAGAATTTTGACAAGTTCGCGCTCTTGGTTATTGCACACAATGCATTGGCTCTATTGACTGGCGCCATCTTTGCGTACTTCGCTCGCTTGCGGCGAGAGGACCGTCAGGCGGTGACGCTGGAGGTGGGTATTCAAAACTCAGGCTTGGCGCTCTCTATTCTCTTCACCTTTTTCGCTGATCAGGGCGCGATGATGGTCATTGCTGCATTTTGGGGTGTTTGGCATCTGGTGTCCGGTTTGAGCTTAGCGTTATTCTGGAGCTGGCAGTCGAACCGACGGGGAGTAGCTTATGGCAACGCTTAA
- a CDS encoding SDR family oxidoreductase → MATLKVLITGAAGYIGHLVGNELQAQCEVVGIDIRGNDAAHFPIHHMDINSPELANWFAAQQFTHVVHLASVLDASPNRQRDFQIDVCGTENVLRASLASGVQHITVTSSGAAYGYHPDNAAWLSESDPLRGNEEFAYSWHKRLVEEMLADYRQKHPQLKQLVLRPGTVLGSHTRNLITRLFMKNRILTIRHCASPFVFIWDEDVVRIIKRGVSDSKTGIYNLAGDDALTLQEIALRLGKPTLNVPAWLLQALLWLGWRLRMTRYGPEQLKFLRYRPVLSNDALKRDFGYVPQKTSAEVFQLFCDHIQEQ, encoded by the coding sequence ATGGCAACGCTTAAGGTACTGATTACCGGAGCTGCCGGCTATATCGGACATTTGGTTGGTAATGAATTACAGGCTCAGTGCGAAGTGGTCGGCATCGACATCCGTGGTAATGACGCTGCTCATTTTCCCATTCACCACATGGATATTAATAGCCCTGAGCTTGCCAATTGGTTCGCCGCTCAGCAGTTTACCCATGTGGTGCATCTGGCCAGCGTTCTGGATGCTAGCCCAAACCGCCAACGAGATTTTCAAATAGATGTCTGTGGCACTGAAAACGTGTTGCGTGCCAGTCTCGCGTCCGGCGTGCAGCATATTACCGTCACCAGCAGTGGTGCGGCCTACGGGTACCATCCAGACAACGCTGCTTGGCTCAGTGAGTCTGATCCATTGCGCGGTAATGAAGAATTTGCCTATTCGTGGCACAAACGCTTGGTCGAAGAAATGCTGGCAGACTATCGCCAGAAACACCCGCAACTTAAGCAATTGGTGTTGCGGCCAGGCACCGTGTTAGGCAGCCATACGCGCAACCTGATCACTCGGTTGTTTATGAAGAACCGCATTCTGACCATACGCCACTGCGCGTCCCCTTTTGTGTTCATCTGGGACGAAGACGTCGTTCGAATCATTAAACGCGGGGTCAGCGACAGTAAAACCGGCATCTACAACCTAGCCGGTGACGATGCATTAACCTTACAAGAGATCGCCTTACGACTTGGGAAACCGACCTTGAACGTGCCAGCGTGGCTACTGCAGGCGTTATTGTGGCTTGGTTGGCGTCTGCGAATGACACGCTATGGCCCGGAACAATTGAAGTTTTTGCGCTATCGACCAGTCCTATCGAATGATGCTTTAAAACGGGACTTCGGTTATGTACCACAGAAAACATCTGCCGAAGTCTTTCAGCTATTCTGCGACCACATCCAGGAGCAATGA